A genomic region of Arachis hypogaea cultivar Tifrunner chromosome 5, arahy.Tifrunner.gnm2.J5K5, whole genome shotgun sequence contains the following coding sequences:
- the LOC112801059 gene encoding uncharacterized protein, which translates to MGNCQAVDAAVLVIQHPCGKIDRLYWPVTASEIMRSNPGHYVSLIIPLPVPPPPHRQEQNNSNNNNNNNHNSNNQEQQQHHKTVRFTRVKLLRPNETLNLGHAYRLITTQEVMKVLKAKKNPKSRKQQVEAVEKKLEEKKISATETGGESETGNTYQAMRAERHRPRTAASVNPAALRSKSWRPSLQSISESAS; encoded by the exons ATGGGGAATTGCCAAGCTGTGGATGCTGCAGTTCTTGTGATCCAACACCCTTGTGGGAAGATTGATAGGTTATATTGGCCAGTAACTGCAAGTGAGATTATGAGGAGTAACCCAGGTCACTATGTTTCTTTGATAATACCATTGCCAGTTCCTCCACCACCACACAGACAAGAAcagaataatagtaataataataataataataatcataatagtaATAATCAGGAGCAGCAGCAGCACCACAAGACTGTGAGGTTTACACGTGTTAAGCTTCTAAGGCCTAATGAGACTCTCAATCTTGGCCATGCCTACAGGCTCATCACTACTCAag AGGTTATGAAGGTCTTGAAAGCAAAGAAGAATCCTAAGAGCAGAAAGCAACAGGTTGAGGCAGTTGAGAAGAAGCTGGAAGAAAAGAAGATTTCAGCTACTGAAACAGGAGGGGAGTCTGAGACAGGAAATACATATCAG GCAATGAGAGCAGAGAGACATAGGCCTCGGACGGCGGCATCGGTAAATCCAGCAGCACTAAGGTCAAAATCATGGCGCCCCTCTTTACAAAGCATCTCAGAATCCGCAAGTTGA